CAGATGGCCTGCAAGGTGATCGACTGGGCGATGCAGGTCTTCGGCGGCGCCGGCATGAGCCAGGACACGCCCTTGGCCTACTTCTACACGTTGTCGCGCACGCTGCGCTTCGCCGACGGGCCCGACGAGGTGCACCGCAACGCGATCGCGAAGCTGGAGATCGGCAAAGTGATGCCGAGGGTGTGAGGCTGTCCGAGCTCTTGGGCCGAAGGCGCTTCGACCAAGGCGAAATCCCTCGGCTGCTTCGGCTGCTGCGAGTTGCCGTGGTTCCGGCAGTCGGTCGTGGCAACAAGCGCTTGATCCCGAATCCTTTGGCCGCGCAAGGAGAGCGGTCAACTGCCGGATCCAGGCTTACCTGCTGCGCTCGTCGCCGGGCAGAGCGCTGGTGCTCGACAACCCGGGCAGCAGGCTCGGCGAATTCGCGTCGCGGCTCCCGGCGGCCACGCGCTGCGCCTCGCGCATCGCGGTCTCGAACAGGCGCAGCCAAGCCTGGAGCGCCGGCAGCTCGGGATCGGCCAGCGCAGTGCGCAGCATGAGGCGACCGCGGCCGATCATCAGCACCATCGGCACCGCGGCCTCGACACGCAGCGCTGCCAGCGACTGCGCCAGAGGTCCGGCCAGCCACTGCAGCAGCCAGGGCTTGAGGCTGGACAGCGCGACGTAGCGGTCGGCGAGCTGGCCCAGGTCCTTGCTGTCGAGCCTGGGGAACATCACCAGCCAGCGCATCTCGGGCGGCGTCTGGTTGTCGATGCGCGTCTGCACGCCCTCGACGTACTGTTCGAAGACGTCCTTTTCCATCTGCTCCTGCAGTGGAACGTTCATCACCACCACCTGCAGCTCGGCGCTCAGGCCCAACTCGGCTCGGATGCGCAGTTCGTGCCCGGCGATGTACGGCCGCTGTGAAGGCCCCCACTCGAGCCTCCAGGGCGATGCACCGAGTCGGCCGTCAACCACGAAGCCTTCGTCGGGCACAGGGCGGAAACCGTATTGACGCTGATGTGCCCAGGGCACGAGGTCTTCCCAGTCATGACTCTCCTGAGCGGTGCCACCGGCGCCGGAGAACAGCCGCTTCAGTACGCCCAGCATGGTTCAGAATCCCTCGGGTCCGCCAGGAGACGACACGATGATCGAAGTGTATTCGTGGGCCACCCCCAACGGCCACAAGGTCCACATCATGCTCGAGGAGTGCGGCCTGCCCTACCGTGTGCACGCGGTGGACATCGGCGCGGGCGACCAGTTCAAGCCCGAGTTCCTGGCCATCAGCCCCAACAACAAGATCCCGGCCATCACCGACCCCGACGGGCCCGACGGCCAGCCGATCTCGCTGTTCGAGAGCGGCGCGATCCTGCTCTACCTGGCCGGCAAGACCGGCCGCTTCCTTCCCGAGGGCACAGCCGCGAAGTACGAGGTGCTGCAGTGGCTGATGTTCCAGATGGGCGGCGTCGGCCCGATGCTGGGCCAGGCCCACCACTTCCGCATCTACGCGCCCGAGAAGATTGCGTACGCCATCGACCGCTACACCAACGAGGCCCGCCGCCTTTACGGTGTGATGAACAAACGGCTGGCGCGAAGCAAGTACCTGGGCGGGCCCGAGTACTCGATCGCCGACATCGCGGTCTACCCCTGGCTGCGCAGCTGGAAGAACCAGGGCATCGACTGGAACGACTATCCGAACCTGCGCCGCTGGTTCGACGAGATCGGCGCCCGGCCCG
The genomic region above belongs to Ideonella sp. WA131b and contains:
- a CDS encoding glutathione S-transferase N-terminal domain-containing protein, translated to MIEVYSWATPNGHKVHIMLEECGLPYRVHAVDIGAGDQFKPEFLAISPNNKIPAITDPDGPDGQPISLFESGAILLYLAGKTGRFLPEGTAAKYEVLQWLMFQMGGVGPMLGQAHHFRIYAPEKIAYAIDRYTNEARRLYGVMNKRLARSKYLGGPEYSIADIAVYPWLRSWKNQGIDWNDYPNLRRWFDEIGARPAVQRGCEVLAAARKPLTDDKARELLFGQGQYRQR